The following coding sequences are from one Achromobacter sp. B7 window:
- a CDS encoding sugar kinase, with protein MSHALFIGHTYIDVTVLADEWPTGDEKSVARDYAVSFGGNAVTAAFACGKLGTPPDLICSLAPDWLGHMYTDMAAAHGITLHARHVRRSSLSFIMPNHGKRAIVRARDVQYLNDFPRLDVGAYRALHLDGHQPDAALHYARACRQAGVLTSLDGGGVRENTDELLRHIDVAVCAERMCEQLELSPAGLLDLLKARGCRIGAVTMGERGMLWYDETGRVDTLPSLDVPGERIVDTSGAGDVFHGAYVWSYLNRPELPWLEHFTFARAASAHKIQHLGNEAGLPQVEDVERAMMAFAPKA; from the coding sequence ATGAGCCATGCGCTGTTTATCGGGCATACCTACATCGACGTCACCGTATTGGCCGACGAATGGCCCACCGGCGACGAAAAAAGCGTGGCGCGTGACTACGCCGTGTCCTTCGGCGGCAACGCCGTCACGGCGGCGTTTGCTTGCGGCAAGCTGGGCACGCCGCCCGACCTGATCTGTTCGCTGGCGCCCGATTGGCTGGGCCACATGTACACCGACATGGCCGCCGCGCACGGCATCACGCTGCATGCGCGGCATGTGCGCCGGTCATCGTTGTCGTTCATCATGCCCAACCACGGCAAGCGCGCCATCGTGCGCGCGCGCGACGTGCAGTACCTAAATGATTTTCCCCGGCTGGATGTCGGCGCGTATCGCGCATTGCACCTGGACGGGCATCAGCCGGACGCCGCGCTGCACTATGCGCGCGCGTGCCGGCAGGCGGGCGTGCTGACGTCGCTGGACGGCGGCGGCGTGCGCGAGAATACCGACGAGCTGCTGCGCCATATCGACGTGGCCGTGTGCGCCGAGCGCATGTGCGAACAGCTGGAGCTGAGCCCGGCCGGGCTGCTGGACCTGCTGAAGGCGCGCGGCTGCCGCATAGGCGCCGTCACGATGGGCGAGCGCGGCATGCTTTGGTATGACGAAACGGGGCGCGTCGACACCTTGCCATCGCTGGATGTGCCGGGCGAACGCATCGTGGATACCTCGGGCGCGGGCGACGTGTTTCACGGCGCCTATGTGTGGTCGTATTTGAACCGGCCGGAGCTGCCCTGGTTGGAACACTTCACCTTTGCGCGCGCGGCGTCGGCGCACAAGATCCAGCACTTGGGCAACGAGGCCGGGTTGCCGCAAGTGGAAGACGTGGAACGCGCGATGATGGCGTTTGCGCCTAAAGCGTAG
- the purM gene encoding phosphoribosylformylglycinamidine cyclo-ligase, with protein sequence MTNQPKAPLTYRDAGVDIDAGDALVDRIKPLAARTMRPGVLAGIGGFGALFEVPKKYNEPVLVSGTDGVGTKLRLAFEWNRHDTVGIDLVAMSVNDILVQGAEPLFFLDYFACGKLSVDTAASVVGGIAKGCELSGCALIGGETAEMPGMYPDGEYDLAGFAVGAVEKSAIIDGKSIKPGDVVLGLASSGVHSNGFSLVRKIIERAGAKPTDDFHGQPLVDVVMAPTRIYVKQVLAALAKHGTDIKGLAHITGGGLLDNVPRILQAGLSAKLHRDGWEMPKLFQWLQEQGGVEDTEMHRVFNCGIGMVLVVDAAQADAIAATLREQGETVNKIGEIVAQAEGMAQTFVV encoded by the coding sequence ATGACGAATCAACCTAAAGCCCCCTTGACCTACCGCGATGCCGGTGTCGACATCGACGCAGGCGACGCCCTGGTCGACCGTATCAAACCCCTCGCCGCGCGCACCATGCGCCCCGGGGTGCTGGCCGGTATCGGCGGCTTTGGCGCGCTGTTCGAAGTGCCCAAGAAGTACAACGAGCCCGTGCTGGTGTCGGGTACCGACGGCGTGGGCACCAAGCTGCGCCTGGCGTTCGAATGGAACCGCCACGACACCGTGGGCATCGACCTGGTCGCCATGAGCGTCAACGACATCCTGGTGCAGGGCGCCGAGCCCCTGTTCTTCCTGGACTACTTTGCCTGCGGCAAGCTTTCGGTGGACACGGCGGCGTCGGTGGTGGGCGGCATTGCCAAGGGCTGCGAATTGTCGGGCTGCGCGCTGATCGGCGGTGAAACCGCTGAAATGCCGGGCATGTACCCGGACGGCGAATATGACTTGGCCGGCTTTGCGGTGGGCGCGGTGGAAAAGTCCGCGATCATCGACGGCAAGTCGATCAAGCCGGGCGACGTGGTGCTGGGCCTGGCCTCCAGCGGCGTGCACTCCAACGGTTTTTCGCTGGTGCGCAAGATCATCGAACGCGCCGGCGCCAAGCCGACCGACGACTTCCACGGCCAGCCGCTGGTTGACGTGGTGATGGCGCCCACGCGCATCTACGTCAAGCAAGTGCTGGCCGCGCTGGCCAAGCACGGCACCGACATCAAGGGCCTGGCCCACATCACCGGCGGCGGCCTTCTGGACAACGTGCCGCGCATCCTGCAAGCCGGCCTGTCGGCCAAGCTGCATCGCGACGGCTGGGAAATGCCCAAGCTGTTCCAGTGGCTGCAAGAGCAGGGCGGCGTGGAAGACACGGAAATGCACCGCGTCTTCAACTGCGGCATCGGCATGGTGCTGGTGGTGGATGCGGCCCAGGCCGACGCCATCGCCGCGACCTTGCGTGAGCAAGGTGAAACGGTCAACAAGATCGGCGAAATCGTCGCGCAGGCCGAAGGCATGGCGCAAACCTTCGTGGTGTAA
- the hda gene encoding DnaA regulatory inactivator Hda: MNRQLLLDVLPAPAPSLNNYIAGPNGEALAAVRALNPGRALYIWGAAGCGRTHLLRALTARPDAVFVDPAKGETMLRRLAEADSKSPMPKFVAVDDVHRMDDSRQAALFALYNRWRESAATGRAFALALAGDRAPLSMPLREDLRTRLGWDLVFRLDPLSDADKLAALSAQAAERGMHLAPEIINWMLIHHERDIRKLAALIDALDRYSLATGRPITLPLLRAMLADPDSQRT; this comes from the coding sequence ATGAACCGCCAGCTGCTGCTCGACGTTCTTCCCGCGCCAGCGCCATCGCTGAACAACTATATCGCCGGCCCCAACGGGGAAGCGCTGGCGGCCGTGCGCGCGCTCAATCCGGGTCGCGCGCTGTATATATGGGGCGCCGCGGGCTGCGGCCGCACTCACCTGCTGCGCGCCCTGACCGCGCGGCCGGACGCCGTCTTCGTTGATCCGGCCAAGGGCGAAACCATGCTGCGCCGCCTGGCCGAAGCCGATTCCAAATCGCCCATGCCGAAATTCGTGGCGGTTGACGACGTGCACCGCATGGACGACAGCCGCCAGGCCGCCTTGTTCGCGCTGTACAACCGCTGGCGTGAATCCGCCGCCACGGGCCGCGCGTTCGCGCTGGCGCTGGCCGGCGACCGCGCCCCGCTGTCCATGCCGCTGCGCGAAGACCTGCGCACCCGCCTGGGCTGGGACCTGGTGTTTCGCCTGGACCCGCTGTCCGACGCCGACAAGCTGGCCGCGCTGTCCGCGCAGGCCGCCGAACGCGGCATGCACCTGGCTCCCGAAATCATCAACTGGATGCTGATTCATCACGAACGCGACATCCGCAAACTGGCCGCGTTGATCGACGCGCTTGACCGCTATTCCCTGGCCACCGGCCGTCCCATCACCCTGCCATTGCTGCGCGCCATGCTCGCAGATCCTGATTCGCAACGCACATGA
- a CDS encoding MaoC family dehydratase N-terminal domain-containing protein, producing the protein MTSTDPAAWIGSGERKPDAMDPGHAARIAATLGGQAPGVGEALPPLWQWAFFISTVGMDGLGTDGHPARGGFLPPAQDRNRMWAGGRVQWHQPLKVGVPAERVSKVLKVEEKAGRTGALLFVTVRHEYHQAGDIVIEEEQDIVYRQPSPPKLSGSEPAPQAQWRDTVNPTSVLLFRYSAVTFNGHRIHYDHPYVTDVEGYPGLVVHGPLIATEMVAAFTRAHPRARPTHLSYRGLRPLISPTPFQVAGRLTEPGVAQLWAEQDGTLAHQAELRFTE; encoded by the coding sequence ATGACTTCTACAGACCCGGCAGCCTGGATCGGCAGCGGCGAACGCAAGCCGGACGCCATGGACCCCGGCCACGCCGCGCGCATCGCGGCCACCCTGGGCGGTCAGGCGCCGGGCGTGGGCGAGGCCCTGCCGCCCTTGTGGCAATGGGCGTTTTTCATCAGCACGGTGGGCATGGACGGGTTGGGGACGGATGGGCACCCCGCGCGCGGCGGCTTCTTGCCGCCGGCACAGGACCGTAACCGCATGTGGGCGGGCGGCCGGGTGCAATGGCATCAGCCTTTGAAGGTGGGCGTGCCGGCCGAACGGGTGTCCAAGGTGCTCAAGGTGGAAGAGAAGGCGGGCCGCACCGGCGCGCTGCTGTTCGTCACCGTGCGCCATGAATACCATCAGGCCGGCGACATCGTCATCGAGGAAGAGCAGGACATCGTCTACCGCCAGCCGTCGCCACCCAAGCTGTCGGGCAGCGAGCCCGCGCCCCAGGCGCAATGGCGCGACACCGTCAACCCCACGTCGGTGCTGCTGTTCCGCTATTCGGCGGTGACCTTCAACGGCCATCGCATCCATTACGACCACCCCTATGTCACGGACGTGGAAGGGTATCCGGGCCTGGTCGTGCACGGCCCCCTGATTGCCACCGAGATGGTCGCCGCCTTTACGCGCGCCCATCCCCGAGCTCGCCCTACGCACCTGAGCTACCGCGGCCTGCGTCCGCTGATTTCGCCTACGCCCTTCCAGGTGGCCGGCCGCTTGACCGAGCCGGGCGTCGCCCAGCTGTGGGCCGAGCAGGACGGCACGCTGGCCCATCAAGCCGAACTGAGGTTTACCGAATGA
- the miaA gene encoding tRNA (adenosine(37)-N6)-dimethylallyltransferase MiaA → MPSSLPPDTALVICLAGPTAAGKSASTLALAERWPMEIVNVDSATIYRGMDIGTAKPSPEEQARVPQHLLDILDPAQSYSAAEFRADALRLIDEIRARGRIPLLAGGTMMYYKALRDGLDDLPQADPALRAEIEARAAIQGWPALHAELARQDPITAARLAPNDSQRIQRALEICQLTGQPMSALLSRGQQKPDDDANHYLTISLEPSERAALHARIEQRFDAMLANGLLDEVRALRARADLHPGLPSVRCVGYRQMWAHLDGEVDLPTAREQGIAATRQLAKRQITWLRAQPDRVIVDCLASDAVAQTIDAVALALAGKRS, encoded by the coding sequence TTGCCCTCTTCCCTGCCCCCCGATACTGCGCTGGTGATTTGCCTGGCCGGCCCCACGGCCGCCGGCAAAAGCGCGTCCACCCTGGCCCTGGCCGAGCGCTGGCCGATGGAAATCGTCAACGTCGATTCGGCCACCATCTACCGAGGCATGGATATCGGCACCGCCAAGCCCTCGCCCGAGGAACAGGCCCGCGTACCGCAGCACCTGCTGGACATCCTGGACCCCGCGCAGTCGTATTCGGCCGCCGAGTTTCGCGCCGATGCGCTGCGATTGATCGACGAGATCCGTGCGCGCGGGCGCATTCCGCTGCTGGCCGGCGGCACGATGATGTACTACAAGGCCCTGCGCGATGGGCTGGACGACCTGCCTCAGGCGGACCCCGCCTTGCGCGCCGAAATCGAAGCGCGCGCCGCCATCCAGGGCTGGCCCGCGCTGCATGCCGAACTGGCGCGGCAAGATCCCATCACGGCGGCGCGCCTGGCGCCCAATGACAGCCAGCGCATCCAGCGCGCGCTGGAAATCTGCCAATTGACGGGTCAGCCGATGTCCGCATTGCTGTCGCGCGGCCAGCAAAAGCCCGACGACGACGCCAACCACTACCTGACCATCAGCCTTGAACCGTCGGAGCGCGCCGCGTTGCACGCGCGCATCGAACAGCGCTTTGACGCCATGCTGGCCAACGGCCTGCTGGACGAAGTGCGCGCGCTGCGCGCCCGGGCCGATCTGCATCCGGGGCTGCCGTCCGTGCGCTGCGTGGGCTATCGGCAGATGTGGGCGCATCTGGACGGCGAGGTCGACCTGCCCACCGCGCGTGAACAGGGCATTGCCGCCACGCGCCAACTAGCCAAGCGCCAGATCACCTGGCTGCGCGCCCAGCCCGACCGCGTCATCGTCGACTGCCTGGCCAGCGACGCGGTGGCGCAAACCATCGACGCGGTAGCGCTGGCGCTGGCGGGCAAGCGCTCGTAG
- a CDS encoding CaiB/BaiF CoA-transferase family protein translates to MSTQASRPLDGITVVSLEHAIAAPFCTRQLADMGARVIKIERPGSGDFARGYDERVRGLSSHFVWTNRSKESLTLDLKRDEAGGIMERLLESADVLVQNLAPGAAARLGLSFEALHARYPRLIVCDISGYGEGGPYQDKKAYDLLIQSESGFLSVTGTKDDPVKAGCSIADIAAGMYAYSAILNALLLRQKTGLGSRLDVSMLESMVEWMGFPMYYAFEGAKPPVRAGAAHASIYPYGPFPVGDGSTIMLGLQNEREWRVFCAQVLRQPTLAEDARFISNSQRTANRDALRDLIVAAFADLSIEQVTQRLEDAQIANARVNDMAGVWAHPQLQARARWSQVDSPAGMLPALLPPASSSAFAPRMAAVPAVGENTDAVLASLGYAPDQVAQLHASEVV, encoded by the coding sequence ATGAGCACACAGGCATCCCGCCCGTTGGACGGCATTACCGTCGTCAGCCTGGAACACGCCATCGCCGCACCCTTTTGCACCCGTCAACTGGCGGACATGGGCGCGCGCGTCATCAAGATCGAACGGCCCGGCAGCGGCGATTTCGCGCGCGGCTACGACGAACGCGTGCGCGGCCTGTCCTCGCATTTCGTCTGGACCAACCGATCCAAGGAAAGCCTGACGCTGGACCTGAAGCGCGACGAGGCGGGCGGCATCATGGAACGCCTGCTGGAATCGGCCGACGTGCTCGTGCAAAACCTGGCGCCCGGCGCGGCGGCCCGGCTGGGGCTGTCGTTCGAGGCCCTGCACGCGCGCTATCCGCGCCTGATCGTCTGCGACATTTCCGGCTATGGCGAGGGCGGCCCGTATCAGGACAAGAAGGCGTATGACCTGCTGATCCAAAGCGAAAGCGGCTTTTTGTCGGTCACGGGCACTAAGGACGATCCGGTCAAGGCCGGGTGTTCCATCGCCGATATCGCGGCCGGCATGTACGCGTATTCGGCCATCCTGAACGCCTTGTTGCTGCGCCAGAAAACCGGCCTGGGCAGCCGCCTGGACGTGTCCATGCTGGAAAGCATGGTCGAGTGGATGGGCTTTCCGATGTACTACGCGTTCGAAGGCGCCAAGCCGCCCGTGCGCGCGGGGGCGGCCCATGCGTCGATCTATCCCTATGGCCCGTTTCCGGTGGGCGATGGCTCGACCATCATGCTGGGCCTGCAAAACGAACGCGAATGGCGGGTGTTCTGCGCGCAGGTGCTCCGCCAGCCCACGCTGGCGGAAGACGCGCGCTTTATCTCGAATTCGCAGCGCACCGCCAACCGCGACGCGTTGCGCGACCTGATCGTGGCGGCGTTTGCCGATCTGTCGATCGAACAGGTCACACAGCGGCTGGAAGATGCCCAGATCGCCAACGCCCGCGTCAATGACATGGCCGGCGTGTGGGCGCACCCGCAATTGCAGGCGCGCGCGCGCTGGAGCCAGGTCGACAGCCCGGCCGGCATGCTGCCCGCGCTGTTGCCGCCCGCCAGCAGCAGCGCATTCGCGCCGCGCATGGCCGCCGTGCCCGCCGTGGGCGAAAACACGGATGCGGTGCTAGCATCGCTGGGATACGCGCCCGATCAGGTGGCGCAATTGCATGCTTCGGAGGTCGTGTGA
- the pcnB gene encoding polynucleotide adenylyltransferase PcnB produces the protein MITETIKKFVGRLFAPAPRGPLRIGRDKHGIDRRNVSRHAIKVCEVLRQHGYEGYIVGGAVRDLIVGLEPKDFDVATNATPEQIRPLFRRARIIGRRFQLVHVVFGQEIIETSTFRAPASEEQETDEHGRILRDNVFGSQEEDAKRRDFTMNALYYDPHTEEVIDYHNGVADLKKRQVRIIGDPVKRYREDPVRMLRAVRFAAKLNGTIDPATREPISTMAELIENVPASRLFDEMLKLLTCGHAMDCLRQLRADGLHNGLLPLLDVVLEQPGGEHFVELALERTDARVRAGKTVSPSFLFAALLWQQVDVRWKQLRAQGEHTIPALSQAADSVLDEQTEKLAIQRRFSSDMREIWFMQPRFERRMGKTIFRMIEQPRFRAACDFLQLRAAAGEFDSVLAQWWMDLANADDVTRADMIEEVARLPREAGDGGMGGMGGPAASTGTRKRRRPRRSPSRGPATPE, from the coding sequence ATGATCACTGAAACCATAAAAAAATTCGTCGGCCGCTTGTTCGCGCCGGCACCCCGGGGGCCGTTGCGCATTGGGCGCGACAAGCACGGCATTGATCGCCGTAACGTTTCTCGCCACGCCATCAAGGTCTGCGAAGTCTTGCGCCAGCACGGCTACGAAGGCTATATCGTGGGCGGCGCGGTGCGTGACCTGATCGTCGGACTGGAACCCAAGGATTTCGACGTGGCCACCAACGCCACGCCCGAACAGATCCGCCCGCTGTTCCGCCGCGCGCGCATCATCGGCCGCCGCTTTCAGCTGGTGCACGTGGTGTTTGGCCAGGAAATCATCGAAACCTCCACCTTCCGCGCCCCGGCGTCCGAAGAGCAGGAAACCGATGAGCACGGCCGCATCCTGCGCGACAACGTGTTCGGGTCACAAGAAGAAGACGCCAAGCGCCGCGACTTCACCATGAACGCGCTGTACTACGACCCGCACACCGAGGAAGTCATCGACTACCACAACGGTGTGGCCGACCTGAAAAAACGCCAGGTTCGCATCATCGGCGACCCGGTCAAGCGTTACCGCGAAGACCCGGTGCGCATGCTGCGCGCCGTGCGTTTCGCCGCCAAGCTCAACGGCACGATCGACCCCGCCACGCGCGAGCCCATCAGCACCATGGCCGAGCTCATCGAAAACGTGCCGGCCTCGCGCCTGTTCGACGAAATGCTCAAGCTGTTGACCTGCGGCCACGCCATGGACTGCCTGCGCCAGCTGCGCGCCGACGGCCTGCACAACGGCCTGCTGCCCTTGCTGGACGTGGTGCTGGAGCAGCCCGGTGGCGAACACTTCGTGGAGCTGGCGCTGGAACGCACCGACGCCCGCGTGCGCGCCGGCAAGACCGTGAGCCCCAGCTTCCTGTTTGCCGCGCTGCTGTGGCAGCAGGTGGATGTGCGCTGGAAGCAGCTGCGCGCGCAGGGCGAACACACCATACCCGCGCTGTCCCAGGCAGCCGATTCGGTGCTGGACGAACAGACGGAAAAGCTGGCCATCCAGCGTCGCTTCTCGTCCGACATGCGCGAGATCTGGTTCATGCAGCCGCGTTTCGAGCGCCGCATGGGCAAGACGATTTTCCGCATGATCGAACAACCGCGCTTCCGCGCCGCCTGCGACTTCCTGCAATTGCGCGCCGCTGCCGGCGAATTCGACAGCGTGTTGGCACAGTGGTGGATGGACCTGGCCAATGCCGACGACGTGACGCGCGCCGACATGATCGAGGAAGTGGCGCGCCTGCCGCGCGAGGCGGGTGATGGCGGCATGGGCGGCATGGGCGGCCCCGCTGCGTCGACCGGCACGCGCAAGCGCCGGCGTCCGCGCCGTTCGCCGTCGCGCGGCCCGGCCACCCCCGAGTAA
- a CDS encoding 2-amino-4-hydroxy-6-hydroxymethyldihydropteridine diphosphokinase, with protein MSPALVRAYIGLGANLGDSAATLRRVLAQLQATDGIDAVTASPFYRSAPVDAAGPDFVNAVAALDTRLPPLALLDALQALENQHGRLRPYKNAPRTLDLDLLTYGDVLLDHERLILPHPRMHQRAFVLLPLHDLAPDMLVNGRPISTWVAQIRDQAIERLPD; from the coding sequence GTGTCGCCCGCTTTGGTCCGCGCCTATATCGGCCTGGGCGCCAACCTGGGCGACAGCGCGGCCACCTTGCGCCGCGTGCTGGCCCAATTGCAGGCCACGGACGGCATCGACGCCGTGACGGCGTCGCCGTTCTACCGCAGCGCGCCGGTGGACGCCGCCGGCCCCGACTTCGTCAATGCGGTGGCGGCACTGGACACGCGGCTGCCGCCGCTGGCCTTGCTGGATGCGCTACAGGCGCTGGAAAACCAGCACGGGCGGCTGCGCCCATACAAGAACGCCCCGCGCACGCTGGATCTTGATCTGTTGACATACGGCGACGTGTTGCTGGATCACGAACGGCTGATCCTGCCGCATCCGCGCATGCATCAACGCGCGTTCGTGCTTTTGCCGCTGCACGACCTGGCGCCGGACATGCTGGTGAATGGCCGGCCGATTTCGACGTGGGTCGCCCAGATCCGCGATCAGGCGATCGAACGCTTGCCGGATTGA
- a CDS encoding CoA ester lyase has protein sequence MTHSVVRSALFVPASRAERIPKALAAGADTVIVDLEDAVEHLAKASAREALCDFLGTHRDARLWVRINDASTSWHDDDLKACRGRPNIAGILLPKAETLAQVRHVAQTGLPVIPLIETARGLLNASEVAATPGVARLAFGSLDYALDMGLTPDTPGAETVLDQARVQVLLHNRAAGLAPALDGVFPGVQDTAGLAAAAARAQQMGYGGMLCIHPAQVPVIHAAFVPAREELAWARRVVAAHRETAAGTFMLDGKMVDAPVIARARLVLAQAGEQTPP, from the coding sequence GTGACGCATTCCGTCGTTCGTAGCGCCCTGTTCGTGCCGGCGTCGCGCGCCGAGCGCATCCCCAAAGCGCTGGCCGCCGGGGCCGACACCGTTATCGTGGACCTGGAAGACGCTGTCGAGCATCTGGCCAAGGCGTCTGCCCGCGAGGCGCTGTGCGACTTCCTGGGGACGCATCGCGACGCCCGCCTGTGGGTGCGCATCAACGACGCGTCCACGTCCTGGCACGACGATGACCTGAAAGCCTGCCGTGGCCGGCCCAACATCGCGGGCATCCTGCTGCCCAAGGCAGAAACACTGGCGCAGGTGCGGCACGTGGCGCAAACCGGTCTGCCCGTCATCCCCCTGATTGAAACCGCGCGCGGGCTGCTGAACGCGTCCGAAGTCGCGGCCACGCCCGGCGTGGCGCGGCTGGCGTTCGGCAGCCTGGACTACGCGCTGGACATGGGCCTGACCCCCGACACCCCCGGCGCCGAAACCGTGCTGGATCAGGCGCGCGTGCAGGTATTGCTGCACAACCGCGCCGCCGGGCTCGCGCCCGCGCTGGACGGCGTGTTTCCCGGCGTGCAGGACACGGCCGGGCTGGCGGCCGCGGCGGCGCGCGCGCAGCAAATGGGCTATGGCGGCATGCTGTGCATCCACCCGGCGCAGGTGCCGGTGATTCACGCGGCCTTCGTGCCCGCGCGCGAAGAACTGGCCTGGGCGCGGCGCGTGGTGGCTGCACATCGCGAGACGGCGGCGGGCACCTTCATGCTGGACGGCAAGATGGTGGACGCGCCCGTGATCGCGCGCGCGCGGCTGGTGCTGGCGCAGGCCGGGGAACAGACCCCCCCATGA
- a CDS encoding HAD family phosphatase — MTSRRLALFDLDHTLLPLDSDYQWADYLARTGRAGDPVQARRQNDDLMDRYNRGELTAEQAAEFMLGLLAAHSPFDLADWHEEFMREVIRPSITADARALVQSHLDAGDLCAIVTATNSFVTAPIARAFGVPYLVATDAEYLRGRYTGRILGTPSFKEGKVVRVNEWLSNLGLALADFPESFFYSDSVNDVPLLEKVTRPIAANPSPTLRTIAKDRGWQVIDLFDHMEDSKS, encoded by the coding sequence ATGACATCCCGACGTCTCGCCCTGTTCGACCTGGACCACACCCTGTTGCCGCTGGACAGCGACTATCAATGGGCCGACTACCTGGCCCGCACCGGCCGCGCGGGAGACCCCGTCCAGGCCCGTCGCCAGAACGACGACCTGATGGACCGCTACAACCGCGGTGAACTCACCGCCGAACAGGCCGCCGAATTCATGCTGGGCCTGCTGGCGGCGCATTCGCCGTTCGACCTGGCCGACTGGCACGAAGAATTCATGCGCGAAGTCATCCGCCCGTCCATCACGGCCGACGCGCGCGCGCTGGTGCAATCCCACCTGGACGCCGGCGACCTGTGCGCCATCGTCACGGCCACCAACAGCTTTGTCACCGCCCCCATCGCGCGCGCCTTCGGCGTGCCCTACCTGGTCGCCACCGACGCCGAATACCTGCGCGGGCGCTATACCGGCCGCATCCTGGGCACGCCCAGTTTCAAGGAAGGCAAGGTTGTGCGCGTGAACGAATGGCTGTCCAATCTGGGATTGGCGCTTGCGGATTTCCCCGAATCGTTTTTCTATAGCGATTCGGTCAATGATGTGCCTCTGCTGGAAAAGGTGACCCGTCCGATCGCCGCCAACCCCAGCCCGACCCTGCGCACCATCGCAAAGGACCGTGGCTGGCAAGTGATCGACTTGTTCGACCACATGGAAGACTCGAAGTCCTAA
- a CDS encoding LysR family transcriptional regulator gives MHFDLADLRLFIHIAESPSLTQAAKRAHLSLAAVSVRIKALENQLNSRLLYRDSRGVEITPAGQKLLQHARVIMRQVDHLKHDFQEQSDGDAGHIRIFANTTAVTEFMPDILAQFLSGHPGVTVDLQERLTRDIVRGVLDGTTDLGIVAGPVDAPELQAIHFSTDRLVLVVPNGHPLQDQDKVKLVDAVRYPFITMHEGSTLVAFLRDQLERSGQRLPQRIQLYSFDSICRMVQAGVGIGVIPDSAARRYGADTKLRVVELDEPWVVRERKLLVRDIDALPGCARDLIEQIQVPRAP, from the coding sequence ATGCACTTCGACCTAGCCGACCTACGCCTGTTCATCCACATCGCCGAATCCCCCAGCCTGACCCAGGCCGCGAAACGAGCGCATCTGTCCCTGGCCGCCGTCAGCGTGCGGATCAAGGCGCTGGAGAACCAGCTCAATTCCCGCCTGCTGTACCGCGACAGCCGTGGGGTGGAAATCACGCCCGCCGGGCAGAAACTGCTACAACATGCCCGCGTCATCATGCGGCAGGTGGACCACCTGAAGCACGACTTCCAAGAGCAATCCGACGGCGATGCCGGGCACATCCGCATCTTTGCCAACACCACGGCCGTGACCGAATTCATGCCCGACATCCTGGCGCAGTTCCTGTCGGGGCACCCGGGCGTCACGGTGGACCTGCAAGAACGCCTGACGCGCGACATCGTGCGCGGCGTGCTGGACGGCACCACCGACCTGGGCATCGTGGCCGGCCCGGTCGATGCGCCGGAGCTGCAAGCCATCCACTTCAGCACCGACCGGCTGGTGCTGGTGGTGCCCAACGGCCATCCGCTGCAAGACCAGGACAAGGTCAAACTGGTGGACGCCGTGCGCTACCCGTTCATCACCATGCACGAAGGCTCCACGCTGGTGGCCTTCTTGCGTGACCAGCTGGAACGCAGCGGCCAGCGCCTGCCGCAACGCATCCAGCTGTACAGCTTCGATTCCATTTGCCGCATGGTGCAGGCGGGCGTGGGCATCGGCGTGATTCCCGATTCCGCCGCGCGCCGCTATGGCGCCGACACCAAGTTGCGCGTGGTAGAGCTGGATGAACCCTGGGTGGTGCGTGAACGTAAGCTGCTGGTGCGCGACATCGACGCCCTGCCCGGCTGCGCGCGTGACCTGATCGAACAGATCCAGGTACCCCGCGCGCCTTGA